In Hymenobacter gelipurpurascens, one DNA window encodes the following:
- a CDS encoding UDP-glucose dehydrogenase family protein: MITVLGLGFVGLTTALGFSKKGFKVYGIDVNQERVEKLRGYEVPFYEPHLDEALRQQLGHNFWLDVPLVEAVRNSKVIILCVGTPGNPDGSADLTYLLQAVHDVFEASSGEFKVIVTKSTVPPSTVTNKVKPYVEELNRQYNKPIGLASNPEFLREGYAWDDFMHPDRIVIGVEDEDSKEVLNEIYQPFHAPVHYVSFNSAEFIKYLSNTLLSTLISFSNEMAMIAEHIGGIDVAGAFKILHQDKRWFGAPAAMASYVYPGCGYGGYCLPKDTAALVSIAQEHGFTPHILAGNLQINEEIKDFVVSKIMAAVPASSTIGILGLAFKSGSDDVRLSPSKSIIEKLLAQGYSRIVAYDPMANEIFAQEYGLPITYTNTLEDLVEQADELVLLTGWPEFRQNKHLITSKRLFDFRHTLAELPQAPILKAEEVA, from the coding sequence ATGATTACCGTACTCGGACTTGGCTTTGTGGGGTTAACCACGGCGTTAGGATTCAGCAAGAAAGGCTTTAAGGTCTACGGTATCGACGTAAACCAGGAGCGCGTAGAGAAGCTACGAGGGTATGAGGTGCCCTTTTATGAGCCGCATTTAGATGAGGCGCTACGTCAGCAGCTCGGACACAACTTTTGGCTGGATGTTCCTCTGGTCGAGGCTGTCCGCAACAGTAAGGTGATTATTCTGTGCGTAGGCACACCTGGCAACCCCGATGGCAGCGCCGACCTGACGTATTTGCTCCAGGCAGTGCATGATGTATTTGAGGCTAGCTCCGGCGAGTTCAAAGTCATCGTGACCAAATCGACGGTGCCGCCTTCCACCGTGACCAACAAGGTAAAGCCGTATGTGGAAGAGCTGAACCGGCAATACAATAAGCCCATCGGGTTGGCCTCTAATCCCGAGTTCCTGCGCGAGGGCTATGCCTGGGACGATTTCATGCACCCTGACCGCATAGTAATTGGGGTGGAAGATGAAGACTCGAAAGAGGTGCTTAACGAAATCTACCAGCCCTTCCATGCGCCGGTGCATTATGTAAGCTTCAACTCTGCCGAGTTCATTAAATACCTATCAAACACACTCTTATCCACCCTGATTAGTTTTTCAAACGAAATGGCCATGATTGCCGAGCACATTGGCGGCATTGATGTGGCAGGCGCATTCAAGATTCTGCATCAAGACAAGCGCTGGTTTGGGGCGCCGGCCGCCATGGCCAGCTACGTATACCCCGGCTGCGGATACGGCGGCTATTGTCTGCCCAAAGACACGGCCGCCTTGGTCAGCATTGCGCAGGAGCATGGCTTCACGCCGCACATTCTGGCGGGCAACCTCCAGATCAATGAAGAAATCAAGGATTTTGTGGTCAGCAAAATTATGGCAGCAGTGCCTGCCAGCAGTACCATTGGCATTTTAGGACTCGCTTTCAAGAGCGGCTCCGATGATGTGCGCCTGAGTCCTAGCAAGAGTATCATTGAAAAGCTGCTGGCGCAAGGTTACTCGCGCATAGTGGCCTACGACCCGATGGCCAACGAGATTTTCGCTCAAGAGTATGGGTTGCCCATCACGTACACTAATACACTGGAAGACCTGGTAGAACAGGCCGATGAATTGGTGCTCCTGACCGGGTGGCCGGAATTTCGGCAAAACAAACACCTGATTACCAGTAAGCGGCTGTTCGACTTCCGCCATACCCTGGCGGAACTACCTCAAGCTCCCATTTTGAAAGCCGAGGAAGTGGCCTAG
- a CDS encoding glutamate-1-semialdehyde 2,1-aminomutase → MSSLTSLLESAAPDVQSITTPESAAPTVAGSRALDARFHAAIPAGCHTYAKGDDQFPENMAPYLVRGKGCRVWDVDGNEYIEYGMGLRAVTLGHAYAPVLRAAQREMWRGTTNLGRPTVLELKAAEDFLHTTGAGDMVKFAKNGSDVTTAAVKLARAATGRPLVALCTDHPFFSTDDWFIGTTAVGAGVPEAVRRLTVSFRYNNLDSVRQLFTENAGEVACLILEVEKEVAPEPGFLQGVRDLCTQHGTVLIFDEIIAGLRWHVGGAQAVHGIRPDLSTWGKALGNGFSIAALTGKRELMELGGLHHQQERVFLLSTTYGAESHALAAMREVLATYRREPVIETMHEAGQYLRKLLNQSVLEHGLQNQFLLLGQPQCLVYGTRDADGQPSQAFRTLFMQETLRRGLLLPSFIISNAHRPAEVEQTAERVHEALAVYRRALDEGVEKYLHGRPVQPVYRTRN, encoded by the coding sequence ATGTCTTCCCTCACTAGTCTGCTTGAAAGCGCTGCCCCAGATGTGCAGTCCATAACTACGCCTGAGTCAGCAGCGCCCACAGTAGCGGGCTCACGCGCCCTTGATGCGCGGTTTCATGCGGCAATTCCGGCGGGTTGCCACACGTATGCCAAAGGCGACGACCAGTTTCCGGAGAATATGGCGCCGTATCTGGTGCGGGGCAAAGGTTGCCGCGTGTGGGATGTAGATGGCAACGAGTATATCGAGTACGGAATGGGCCTGCGGGCCGTCACGTTGGGCCATGCGTATGCGCCGGTGTTGCGCGCTGCTCAGCGCGAAATGTGGCGCGGCACTACCAACCTAGGCAGGCCTACGGTGCTGGAACTGAAGGCTGCCGAAGATTTCCTGCACACAACCGGCGCCGGCGACATGGTGAAATTCGCTAAAAATGGCTCCGATGTTACTACCGCCGCCGTAAAGCTGGCCCGCGCCGCTACAGGTCGGCCCCTCGTTGCACTCTGCACCGACCACCCGTTCTTTTCCACTGATGATTGGTTTATCGGGACTACGGCCGTGGGCGCGGGTGTGCCCGAGGCTGTGCGCCGCCTCACGGTGTCGTTTCGGTATAACAATCTGGACAGCGTGCGGCAGCTGTTCACGGAAAACGCCGGAGAGGTAGCCTGCCTGATTCTGGAGGTGGAAAAGGAAGTTGCACCTGAGCCAGGGTTTCTGCAGGGCGTGCGCGACCTATGTACTCAACACGGCACCGTACTTATTTTCGATGAGATAATCGCGGGTCTGCGCTGGCATGTAGGCGGCGCCCAGGCCGTGCATGGCATCCGGCCCGATCTGAGCACCTGGGGCAAGGCGCTGGGCAATGGGTTCAGCATCGCGGCCCTTACCGGGAAGCGGGAACTGATGGAACTGGGTGGCCTACACCACCAGCAGGAGCGCGTTTTCCTGCTTTCTACCACCTACGGAGCCGAAAGCCATGCCCTGGCGGCCATGCGCGAAGTGCTGGCCACCTACCGCCGAGAGCCCGTCATAGAAACCATGCACGAGGCAGGGCAATATCTGCGCAAATTGCTGAACCAGAGTGTGCTGGAGCATGGCTTGCAAAACCAATTTCTGCTGCTCGGTCAGCCCCAATGCCTGGTGTATGGCACCCGAGATGCCGATGGTCAGCCGTCGCAGGCGTTCCGCACGCTGTTTATGCAGGAGACGTTGCGGCGCGGGTTGCTGCTACCGTCCTTTATCATCAGCAACGCACACCGGCCCGCCGAGGTAGAGCAAACCGCCGAGCGCGTGCACGAAGCTTTAGCCGTCTATCGGCGGGCACTGGATGAGGGAGTGGAGAAGTACTTGCACGGTAGGCCTGTGCAGCCCGTTTACCGGACCCGCAACTAA
- a CDS encoding DUF4910 domain-containing protein: protein MSSTSEAAFLAPPTGKPVGQSVAMHRLLRKLYPIGRSITGEGVRQTLRMLEQYLPAGLQVQEVPSGTPVLDWVVPPEWNIRQAYVRDTQGRHVIDFANHNLHVVGYSQPVAGWFTRAELEEHLHSLPEQPDLIPYRTSYYGASWGFCLAHRQREQLQDEVYEVCIDATHDPAGSLTYGQLLLPGSSEEEVLISCHLCHPSLANDNISGLVVATALANWLADRPRRYSYRFLFVPATIGAITWLAQHQETAVPCVRHGLVLSLLGGPGQFTYKASEAGAAEVDRAVALALRDLHEPHELRLFSPYGYDERQYCSPGFRLPVGCLTRTPFGEFPEYHTSADNPDFVTQQQLTGSLRLLRRVCRVLEQNQTYQNLSPYGEPQLGRRGLYKTVGGGLDGQQWQMVLLWVLNQSDGRHSLLDIAERSGLPFQLLHKAAVALRATQLLA, encoded by the coding sequence ATGTCGTCCACATCTGAAGCTGCCTTTCTGGCGCCGCCTACAGGCAAGCCCGTAGGCCAGTCGGTGGCCATGCACCGGCTGCTGCGCAAGCTTTACCCCATTGGGCGCAGCATTACGGGCGAGGGTGTACGGCAGACGCTGCGCATGCTGGAGCAGTACCTGCCAGCGGGCCTGCAAGTGCAGGAGGTGCCCAGCGGCACGCCCGTGCTCGATTGGGTGGTACCGCCCGAGTGGAACATCCGGCAGGCCTACGTGCGAGATACGCAGGGGAGGCACGTTATTGATTTTGCCAACCACAATCTGCATGTAGTAGGCTACAGCCAGCCTGTGGCGGGCTGGTTTACGCGTGCCGAGTTGGAGGAGCATCTGCACTCCCTGCCCGAGCAGCCTGACCTCATCCCGTACCGAACGAGCTACTACGGTGCTTCCTGGGGCTTTTGTCTGGCCCATCGGCAGCGCGAGCAGCTCCAGGATGAGGTGTACGAAGTATGTATTGACGCCACCCACGATCCTGCTGGCTCGCTCACGTATGGGCAGCTCCTGTTGCCGGGGTCTAGCGAGGAAGAGGTTCTGATTTCGTGTCATCTCTGCCACCCTTCCCTGGCCAACGACAACATTTCGGGGCTGGTGGTGGCCACGGCATTGGCTAACTGGCTTGCCGATAGGCCTAGGCGCTATTCCTATCGATTTTTGTTTGTGCCTGCTACCATAGGCGCTATTACGTGGCTGGCCCAACACCAGGAAACCGCCGTACCGTGTGTGCGGCATGGACTGGTGCTTTCCTTGCTGGGCGGGCCAGGGCAATTTACCTACAAGGCATCAGAAGCCGGTGCCGCCGAGGTAGACCGCGCCGTAGCCCTGGCCCTCCGCGACCTACACGAGCCACATGAGCTGCGCCTGTTCAGCCCCTACGGTTACGATGAGCGCCAGTATTGCTCGCCGGGTTTTCGGCTGCCGGTAGGGTGCCTCACGCGCACGCCGTTCGGCGAATTCCCAGAGTACCATACCTCCGCCGATAACCCCGACTTTGTTACACAACAGCAACTTACCGGCTCCCTGCGCCTGCTGCGCCGTGTGTGCCGCGTGCTGGAGCAGAACCAGACTTACCAGAACCTAAGCCCCTACGGCGAGCCGCAACTGGGCCGCCGGGGCCTGTACAAAACGGTAGGAGGTGGCCTAGACGGCCAGCAGTGGCAAATGGTGCTGCTGTGGGTGCTTAACCAATCGGATGGGCGCCACAGCCTGCTGGATATTGCCGAGCGCTCTGGCTTACCGTTTCAGCTGCTGCACAAGGCTGCCGTAGCCTTGCGCGCCACCCAGTTACTTGCCTGA
- a CDS encoding class I SAM-dependent methyltransferase: MNCRHCGTSLHHVFADLGHCPPSNSMLTQKQLDEPEQHYPLKIYVCESCFLVQIGEVKKAVEIFGDEYTYFSSYSTSWLQHAERYVDMMMQRFGYTSDSLVVEVASNDGYLLQYFHGYGIPVLGIDPTANTARMAAQRGVKTRVNFFTTNLAQEMAAEGQQTDLLIANNVLAHVPDINDFVTGLPLLLKPQGVVTLEFPHLLNLVQQCQFDTIYHEHFSYLSLTTVNRIFASKGLTVFDVEELPTHGGSLRVFARHTADDTKPVSGAVKELLARERSEGMDTVAYYQNFQPRIDEVRANFLEFLLKQKRLGRRVVGYGAAAKGNTLLNYCGIQGTDLMTFVVDASPHKQNKYLPGSHIPVLHPDMIQVERPDYVVVLPWNIREEVSERFAAISEWGGQFVVAIPALEIFSYTPATADVVHI, translated from the coding sequence ATGAACTGCCGTCATTGTGGAACATCGCTTCACCATGTATTTGCCGATCTAGGTCACTGCCCGCCTTCTAATTCCATGCTGACGCAAAAGCAGTTGGATGAGCCAGAGCAGCATTATCCTCTCAAAATTTATGTCTGTGAAAGTTGCTTTCTGGTGCAAATCGGGGAAGTGAAAAAGGCCGTTGAAATCTTCGGTGATGAATACACGTATTTCTCTTCTTATTCTACGAGCTGGCTACAACATGCAGAGCGCTATGTAGATATGATGATGCAGCGCTTCGGCTACACTTCCGATTCCTTGGTTGTGGAAGTAGCCTCGAACGACGGCTATCTGCTACAATATTTCCATGGCTACGGAATACCCGTGCTCGGTATCGACCCTACTGCAAACACGGCCCGTATGGCGGCCCAGCGGGGCGTAAAAACCCGGGTAAACTTCTTCACGACCAATCTGGCGCAGGAAATGGCCGCCGAAGGCCAGCAGACCGATCTGCTGATTGCCAACAACGTGTTGGCGCACGTGCCCGATATCAACGACTTTGTGACTGGCCTACCGCTGCTGCTAAAGCCGCAGGGAGTGGTAACGCTGGAGTTTCCGCACCTGCTGAACCTGGTGCAGCAATGCCAGTTCGACACCATTTATCACGAGCATTTCTCTTATCTGTCGCTCACAACGGTAAACCGAATTTTTGCCTCCAAAGGCCTCACAGTGTTTGATGTGGAGGAACTTCCTACTCATGGAGGCTCCCTACGCGTCTTTGCCCGCCATACGGCCGATGATACCAAGCCGGTTTCCGGCGCCGTAAAAGAACTGCTGGCCCGCGAGCGGAGCGAAGGCATGGATACGGTGGCCTACTACCAGAACTTCCAGCCGCGCATTGATGAAGTGCGGGCCAATTTTCTGGAGTTTCTGCTGAAACAAAAACGCCTGGGCCGTCGGGTTGTCGGCTACGGGGCCGCTGCCAAAGGCAATACGCTGCTCAACTACTGCGGCATTCAGGGCACCGATCTGATGACGTTTGTAGTAGATGCCTCCCCGCACAAGCAGAACAAATACCTGCCTGGCAGCCACATTCCGGTGCTGCACCCCGACATGATTCAGGTGGAGCGCCCCGATTACGTGGTGGTTCTGCCCTGGAACATCCGGGAAGAGGTATCGGAACGGTTTGCTGCTATCAGTGAGTGGGGCGGGCAGTTTGTGGTGGCCATTCCGGCGCTGGAAATCTTCAGCTACACGCCTGCTACCGCCGATGTCGTCCACATCTGA
- the rfbC gene encoding dTDP-4-dehydrorhamnose 3,5-epimerase, with translation MIFTETELAGAFIIDVDRMADERGFFARSWCEDEFAAHGILMPPLQANVSSNPTKGTLRGMHFQLAPYEETKLVRCTRGAIYDVIVDLREESPTYGQWLGIELTADSFRMLFVPARFAHGFLTLRDNTDVCYQVSAKYAPGHERGLRWNDPAIGIQWPTEPVLISEKDQSHPDIHLLVTQ, from the coding sequence ATGATTTTCACCGAAACCGAGTTAGCCGGCGCGTTTATTATTGATGTTGACCGTATGGCCGATGAGCGCGGCTTTTTCGCGCGCTCCTGGTGCGAAGACGAATTTGCCGCGCATGGCATCCTGATGCCGCCGCTGCAGGCCAATGTGTCCTCGAACCCTACCAAAGGCACCTTGCGCGGTATGCACTTTCAGCTGGCTCCTTACGAGGAAACCAAGCTGGTCCGGTGCACGCGCGGCGCCATTTACGATGTAATTGTAGACCTGCGCGAAGAGTCGCCTACCTACGGACAGTGGCTGGGAATTGAGCTCACCGCCGACTCCTTCCGGATGCTATTTGTGCCAGCTCGTTTCGCGCATGGGTTTCTTACGCTGCGCGATAATACCGATGTGTGCTACCAGGTGTCGGCTAAGTACGCGCCGGGCCACGAGCGCGGCCTCCGCTGGAACGATCCGGCCATCGGTATTCAGTGGCCTACGGAGCCTGTGCTAATCTCCGAAAAAGACCAAAGCCACCCCGATATCCACCTACTGGTAACCCAATAG